Part of the Ignavibacterium album JCM 16511 genome, TTAAAGCATGATTTCTTGCAACTCGATTTCCTGTGTAAGTATTAAAATCATAGCCGCCTATTGAAATCGGTCCCTGAGCCATTGCATAAACTTCACCATTAATTGCTGAAAGCGGAGTCATAAGCAAAGTTCCGCCCAATAGACTGGTTGCATCACCAAGTGAGGAAACAATTACATCAAACTTAAAACCGGGTTTAAAGTTATGTTGAAGTGAAGCTGTAACCATAACTGCTGCAACATTTCTTGTTCTGACATCTGTTTGAGGCACAGTTATTCCAAACCTTTTCAGCATACTTGTGATTGATTGCATTGTAAATTGAGTGCGATAGCTATCACCTGTGCCGGCTAAACCAACAACAAGTCCATATCCGATTACCTGTTCGGTGTGGTCACTGTTAAGATATGCGATGTCTTTAATTCTTTGTGTAAAGACTTGCTGAGAAATTATTATCAGTGCTATAAAAATCAGCTTTGAGGTTTTCATAGTTTTCCTAAAAAAGCATTCTTAAAAATTTTGTTAAAAGCCCTGGTGATTGAACATCGCTTACGATTCCATTTCCTTCGAATGTAATTTCTGCATCGGAAATGTTGTAAGATAGAACTGAGTTATCAGCACGAACATCAGATGTCCTTACGATTCCTTTAATGGAAATCAATTGTTCTTCACCATTGATTGTAATTTTTTTACTTCCTCTGATAATCAGATTACCATTTGCTAAAACCGAATCAATAGTGGCACTTATCTTTGTCTGAATAACCCCTGAAGTTTTAGTTGAACCCGAACCTTTAAAGTCATTTCCACTTCCAATATCAAGACTGCCTGAAGGTAATTTAGTTTTATCCAACTGTCCCGATAGATCAAAACTTAAGTTTGTTTCTCTTCCGCTTTTTGTTTCTGCATTGTTTGATGCGATTGATGATTCAACAACTATAATTGTAATTGCATCACCAACTCTTGCTGCTTTTTCATCTGAGAAAAGCGAATAAGCTGCATTCTTTCTCATCTCCTGAGGAAAAATTGCAACTGTTATGAACACAATAATTGAAAATAATTTTTTCATAGTCTTACTCAATTAAAACTTTTTGTGAGTTAATTACTTTTGCTTTTAATAGTTCATTAGATGAAGTGAGAATATCAATTACTTCATTCACTTTACCATCCTGTCTGGCAATAGCTTCTGTGCTTATGACAACCGAACCTTTAATACACTCCACCATTATTCTTGAACCTGATTGAACAACCGGAATCTTTTCTACCAAATCTGGTGTAATCACCTGACCTGCTTTTATTAAACTTTTTGCACGAACTGAATTGAGTTCACTAACATTTACAGCATCTGAATATTTTAATGATGTGATATCAACACTCTGAAGTTCAAAACTGTTTGCCTCAATTTCTTCTTTTCTTCTGATTTCCTTAACTGCAACCGGAACAACTTTGAATAACTTAATTTGTAAGGTAAGTATGGAATTGACTGATTTATTTCCATCAGAATATTTGACAGGCAGATATGCTGTTGCACCTTTAATTTTCAGTTCACGGCTTTCGTCTATTTTATAATTATAATTTTTTACTCCGTTAAGAACAGAAAATTCTATTTTATCATAACCACCAAGTTTCTGATTGAGATATTTTTCAACTTCAGAATTAAAATTCTGAGCTGAAAGCGCAACTGAAAGCGATATGACAAAAATCAGAATCACAGCTTACTCTCCTTTTGCTTAACCTCTTTTAAGATTATTAGCCATCGTCATCATCTCTTCAACTGTTTTCACAGTTTTGCTGTTTATCTCATAAGCTCTTTGAGCAGTTATCATTGAAATCATTTCTTCAACAACATCAACATTTGAAGATTCAAGAAAACCCTGATGAATTTCTCCAAAGCCATCTAATCCAGGAGTTCCGAAAATCGGAACGCCACTGGCTTCAGTTTCTGCATAAAGATTATCTCCGAGTGCCATTAGTCCTGCCGGATTTAAAAACCTGACCAACTGAATATTCCCAATTGGAATATTTGTTCCATCTCTTTGCTGAAGTTCAATCACACCATCTCTTGAAACAGAAAAACCGACTGAGTTTTCATCAATTCTTATTTCCGGATCAAGTGAATATCCGCTGCTTGTTACAATAATTCCTTCTGCATTTACTTTGAAAGAACCATCTCGTGTATAAACGAATGTTCCATCAGGTTTTCTTATCTGGAAAAATCCATCACCCTGAATTGCAAGGTCAAGTAAATTATTTGTTGGAACAAGATCACCTTGTAAAAATATTTTTTGTGTTGATGATGGTTTAACACCATTACCAACCTGAATCACTTCCGTTCCCGTTGATTTAATTCCGGGAGCAGATGAATTTATCGGATTAACGGCAACTTCCTGATACATTAAATCCTGAAACTCAGGTTTATTCTTTTTGAATCCGGTTGTATTCATATTCGCAATGTTATTGGAGATTACTTCAATGTTTATCTGTTGTGCATACATTCCGGAAGCTGCTGTTCTTAGTGCTCTTGTACTCATTTTTAACCTCTTAGATTTTTCCTATGTCTACTGATTTTTGTAATGACTCATCAAGACTAATAACCATTTTATAAGATGATTCGTAATCCTTCGAAACACGAATCATATTTTCCATTTCCTGAATCGGATTAACGTTTGATTCTTCCAGATAACCCTGCAATATCTGATATTCATTTTCGTCAGCAAACTCTTCTATATCAGATAATGAATCGAAATTAAGACCTTCTTTTCTATATTCGTAATTATCTTCATTTACTTTTGCAATCAATAAATTATCAACTGAATTTTCTCCGACTTTTATTTCACCATTTCTCGAGATAGAAAGTATATTATTTTCATCGAGCTGATATTCTGATAAATTTATTTCACCATTTTTGCCAATAACTTTTCTGCCTTCTTTATCAACAAGAAAACCTTCCTGTGAAATCTGAAAATTTCCGTTTCTGATATATTCATATCCTTTCTCAGTTTTAACTACAAATAAACCAACTCCAATAATTGCAACATCAAGCGGATTTTTTGTTTCAAAGACTTCACCTTGTCTTAAATCAACAGGACTTTTAATCTGTGGTCCACCAAGTTGATTAAGAATCTGCACAAACATTCCTTCCCTTTTATATCCGATAGTATTAAGATTGGCAAGATTGTTTGCAATTCTTTCCAGGTTTTTATTCTGAGTTTCAAGACTTCGTGCAGCGTGATAAATTCCTTTGATCATTTTTCAACCTGTTATCTACTGAATGAATTAATTCTGTTTGCAAGAAGAATTTCTCCGGCAGAAAGCTTACTTTTCTGAGCTTCAGATAAAATCTGTTTGTCATTCAGTTCGTTGTTTGATTTAATCCGCCGGAGAAGTTTTCTTCTTTTCTTTGTTCTGTTGGGTTCAACAGCAGCTATTATTTTCTCTTCTCTTAATAGCGAAATATTTCTTTTTAGTAGTAGTTGGTTTTGTCTTCTGGTTCTGTTGATATAATAAAATCCTAAGATTGATAAAGAAAAAACTACGAGTAACATCAAAGAAAAAATCAGATCAATATTCATTCTCTTACCTTTCTGATTAATGGAAATGAAAATACCAAAGTGCTACCGGTTGCTTCATCAGAGTTGATAAGAAATTCTCCTTCGTGCTTATCCATCAAAGATTTAAGAATGTTAAGACCAACATCCTGTTCATTTATTTTGTTCAGGTCAACTGATTTTGTGAATAGCATTTTAACTACAATTCTTTGTTTCGAATAACGGCTTTGAATTATTACTCCACCGCCAGGTTCAGTTAAAGGATTTATAAGACTGAATCCATTGATGAAAATCTGATTTAGATAATTTTTATTACTAAGAATTGATGGAATATTTTCTTCGAGGTCCACAACACATTCACAATTTTCTGCATTCAATGCCGGGTCAATTAATTTTCTGAATTCAACTATTACTTCATTAACTGAACAAGGAACGACCTTTTTTGCTTTATCATCTGTTGTGATAAACTTAACCAATCTTTCAAGTATTGATTTAATATCATAAACTTTCTTCTTTATAAGATCAGTCATCTCATCATCTATCTCGGGATATTCGCGCTTCAGTAAATCAGCATAACTAAGTATAACCTGAATTGGAGATGAAATTTCTTCAATGCTTCTGTAAGCGAGTTCACCAAGTGCAGCAAGTTTATAATCATTTTCTAGTTTTGATTGAACTGCCTGAAGTTCTGAATAAACATTGTTTAATTCATTCTTAGTCAGTTCATATTGGATTTTTGAGAAGACAATATTCAGCAAGGTTGTAAGCAGCTGAAGCTCGTGGGAATTTTTATCAAGTTCAGTAAACGAAGTAATTGTAGAAAGTACTCCCCTGAACTTTCCACTGTTAAAAATCGGAATGATAAGACAATTCAATCCGAAAGAAAGAGAGTTATAATTTCCATAAGGAATTATTTTATAACTTCCTGTTTCAGCAATCCAATCAATGACACCGGCACTCAGGTTTCTTCTGACGAAAGCAGAAATATTTTCCTTACAATTTGTATTAAGTGGAAAACAATTAGAGGTTTTGTCATTGATCAGAAATATTTCCGGCTCATTAAAAAATGTAAGACTTTTTACTTCATTCTTGAAATCGGAAATTATATCCTGAAGACTGTTGTGTGAATTTATTCTTTTGGTAAAATTTAGAATCCTTCTTAGTGCCGAATCCTTTCCGTTGATTCCGGAAAAGTTTTCATCGTTCTTTTCCACAAACACAGTTCCGTTTTGTGAACTGCTTCGCTCAAGTTGTTTAAGCGAAAGAGTGAATGAGTGGAATTCCTGATTATTTTCTTTAATTACTCTCAATTTAAAAACCTTACAAATTCAAGTTGTTCCCAGAAGAGATCTTTATACTTGGCTGCAAATTTTTCAGCATCAAGTTCTTTCTCGAAATTAAATTTACTCAAAGTATAATCATCGAGATGATTGTCTTTATCTAATTTCAGTTCACCAACTTTAAGTGATTGAGTCATATAATCCGATACACTTACGATCGAAGCCATAGCAGGGCTTATCTGTGCTTTGCCAGGATTATGATGATTCAAAACTGCATCGCAAATCTCAGCCGGGAAATTCCATTTCTCTAACAAAAAACTTCCGATTTCTTCGTGCGTCATTCCGTTAACTTCTACTTCAGCATCTCTGAAAGTCATTTTCTGATTTTCCATAAGATCGAATATCAGTGCAAAGTTGGAATGCAGGTAACGATGCACAACCGAAATTCCGATATCGTGCAAAAAGCCGGCGATAAATGCTTCGCCAGAATTTTGGAATCCCATATCCTTTGCAATCTTTTTACTTGCAGCTCCAACCATATAAGAGTGAAGCATAAATTCTTTCTGGTTCAGATATTTATCGGTTTTATTTTTCAGAGCATCGGAAATAGAAATTACCGAGATAATACTTTTCAATTCTTTGAATCCAAGAACAAGAATAGCAAAATCTATAGTTGCAACTTTTCTTTGCAATCCATATAAAGGTGAGTTTGCAACAGAAAGAATTTTTGTAACAAGTGCTTGGTCTTTGCTTATAATTTTATTCAACTCGCCGGCTGTTGTGTTAGGATTATCAAGTATCTTCATCAACTCAAAAACAACTTTGGGAATAACATTCAGATTCAGAATGTTGGAAATAATCTTTGTTGTTCTTTCGCGTTTTTGCTGCAAGGATAAATCAGTCATTATCATATTATACCTTTATAGATTAAGTGATTCTAAATTTACTTTGAATAATTCGTGATAACTCTCGATTAAACTTTCAAGATAACTTTCATCTCCAAGCTGAAGTATTTCAATCACTCCTAAATCAAGATCAATACTTTCATCCCAGTTGAAGCCACCGATTTGAAATCTCTGTGTCATATAATCTGCAAGATGAACAACTGCTGCAAGCTTTTTTTCTTCTTCTGCAAGAGAGGGCTGATGATGATAAAGAATTGCTTCGCCAAGTGCTGAAGGAAGATTCCACTTTTCAATAAGATACTTTCCTATTTCCTGATGAGATATGCCAAGAATTTTTTCTTCAGCATTTATGAACCGCATCTGCTGTTGCTCGACAAGATTATTTATCTTTTGAAAATCATCATTGAAATATTTCTGAATTACAGAAATTCCGAGATCGTGTAACAAGCCGGCAGTAAAAGCTTCTCCGGATTTCCTGATTCCAAGATCATCAGCAATTCTTTTAGCAGCACTGGCAACCATAAGCGAATGAACCCAGTAACTTCTTCGGTTCCATCTTCTGTCTTCTTTTGTACGAAATGCTTCCATCATTGAAAATGCGATAACAATATTTTTTATCTGATCAAAGCCAAGTATTACTATCGCAAATTCAATTGTTGAAACACGACGAGGCAGACCGTATAAAGGAGAATTGGCAACACTTAAAATTTTTGCAACCATTGCCTGATCTTTACTTATAATTTTTCCAAGATCAGCTGCACCGGTGCGAGGGTTATCAAGAAGTTTTGAAATCTCAACCATAATGAAAGGAACAGGAGGAAGGTTCCTGATTCCTGCGAGCATCTTTTTGCTCCACTCTCTTTTTGCTTCAATATTCTCGGTAAAATTATTCATTATACACTAACAATTTTGATTTCAGATTTTTCAGTATTCGCGAATGAATTTGTGAAACTCTTGAGATTGTTATGTTCATCAGTTTTGCTATTTCCTGATAGTTCAGATTTTCATAGTAATAAAGTGAAATAATCAGCCGGTCTCTTTCATTCAAACCTTTCAAAGCCTTAAGAAGAATTTCTTTCATTTCATTCTTTTCAACTTCTTCTGACTGAGATAATTGTTCGCCGGGAATAACTTCAGCCAGTGTATAGCCATCTTCATCATCAATCTGATTATTGATTGAAAGATTTGTATAGTAGTTATCAATTATCTGATCACCTTCTTCGGTTTTGAATTTACTCTGAAGTTTTCTAAGCTCATCAATAATTTTTCCGCGGATTCTCTGAATTGCATAAGTTTCGAACTTGGTTCCGTAATCAGGATCAAATCTGTCAACAGCTTCGCTTAATCCTTCTATTCCATATTGAAAAAAATCACGCTCATCAAGAACCTGATTTTTTGAAAGAGGAGTTTTCCGGATTACATAATGAACGAGATTTAAATATTTCATTATGATTTCCTGTTTGAGTGCCGGTGTTGGAGCCAGCTTATACTCTCTCCATAATTCAGAGTTATTCATGAGCTTTGCTTCCTAATATTGTGTGATCAGAATTTTCATTTGAATGGCTTTCGGTTTTCTGAAGTAATTTGACAAGCACTATTGCTGTTACACTCAGAACTACCGTAGATGATATAAAAACTATAAATGACTTTGTTATCACTTCTACTATTGGCATCTCTCTCTGACTGAAAAAGATGATAGCAAAGCAGAAAATAAGTAAACCGATATTTAAGATTATTTTATTCATATCATCACCATTGTCTAAAAGACAAACAGCATGCCAAGCATCTTAAAAAATTTCTAAAGGATTATTGAGCTTTTTGAATTGTTTTTTGAAGGACTGAACGAAGAACTTTTTGATGGCTGGTTAATATTAGTCAGATGAATATATTTATCAATTTTTTCTGCAGCAACCATCAATTCAGAGATGAAATTACTATCTGAGTTTGCTTCATCCAAAAGGGTTTGCCCGGCAACTGATTGTCTGATTTCATTACTTTCACTTATTGTTGAAAGGAGCTTAACAGAGCTTCTTAAAAAACTTTGAACTGCTTTTGATAATTTATTAAATCCTTCAACTCCATCATTTTTATCGAGGCAGCGATTCATCACCAACTGGAATTCTGAAGGAGCATCAAAATTTTCATACATCTTAATTACCGCATAAGCATCCATTACAGAAGTAGCTTCCGGATAAGAAACAATAATTTTAATTCCTGAAATCTTAAGAGCATTTAAAGTGAATTCACTTAATCCTGCTCCTAGATCAAGAATAACCAAATCATAATTCTCACTTAGTAAATCAATATCTCTAATCAGTCGCTCTAATGATGATTTAAGTGGAAAGTCTTTTATCGAATAAGAATTTAATCCATAAATGATGTGGAAATTGTCTGCATATTCAGTTATTAAGTTTTGCAATGTCTCATTTTCACTGAAGTAATTATTTAATGATTTAGCCGGAGTTTGATTTAACAGGAAATGAATGTTGGCAAGATTAATATCCAAATCAATAAGAAGTATCTTTCTGTTTCTATTCACAAGAAGGTCAGAAAGGTAAATTGAGAAAACGGTTTTACCAGTACCGCCTTTTCCCGAAACCACTGCACAAATATTATTTTTACTTTTGTTCCA contains:
- a CDS encoding flagellar basal body L-ring protein FlgH — translated: MKKLFSIIVFITVAIFPQEMRKNAAYSLFSDEKAARVGDAITIIVVESSIASNNAETKSGRETNLSFDLSGQLDKTKLPSGSLDIGSGNDFKGSGSTKTSGVIQTKISATIDSVLANGNLIIRGSKKITINGEEQLISIKGIVRTSDVRADNSVLSYNISDAEITFEGNGIVSDVQSPGLLTKFLRMLF
- the flgA gene encoding flagellar basal body P-ring formation chaperone FlgA, with the translated sequence MILIFVISLSVALSAQNFNSEVEKYLNQKLGGYDKIEFSVLNGVKNYNYKIDESRELKIKGATAYLPVKYSDGNKSVNSILTLQIKLFKVVPVAVKEIRRKEEIEANSFELQSVDITSLKYSDAVNVSELNSVRAKSLIKAGQVITPDLVEKIPVVQSGSRIMVECIKGSVVISTEAIARQDGKVNEVIDILTSSNELLKAKVINSQKVLIE
- the flgG gene encoding flagellar basal-body rod protein FlgG, producing MSTRALRTAASGMYAQQINIEVISNNIANMNTTGFKKNKPEFQDLMYQEVAVNPINSSAPGIKSTGTEVIQVGNGVKPSSTQKIFLQGDLVPTNNLLDLAIQGDGFFQIRKPDGTFVYTRDGSFKVNAEGIIVTSSGYSLDPEIRIDENSVGFSVSRDGVIELQQRDGTNIPIGNIQLVRFLNPAGLMALGDNLYAETEASGVPIFGTPGLDGFGEIHQGFLESSNVDVVEEMISMITAQRAYEINSKTVKTVEEMMTMANNLKRG
- a CDS encoding flagellar hook-basal body protein is translated as MIKGIYHAARSLETQNKNLERIANNLANLNTIGYKREGMFVQILNQLGGPQIKSPVDLRQGEVFETKNPLDVAIIGVGLFVVKTEKGYEYIRNGNFQISQEGFLVDKEGRKVIGKNGEINLSEYQLDENNILSISRNGEIKVGENSVDNLLIAKVNEDNYEYRKEGLNFDSLSDIEEFADENEYQILQGYLEESNVNPIQEMENMIRVSKDYESSYKMVISLDESLQKSVDIGKI
- a CDS encoding HAMP domain-containing histidine kinase, with protein sequence MRVIKENNQEFHSFTLSLKQLERSSSQNGTVFVEKNDENFSGINGKDSALRRILNFTKRINSHNSLQDIISDFKNEVKSLTFFNEPEIFLINDKTSNCFPLNTNCKENISAFVRRNLSAGVIDWIAETGSYKIIPYGNYNSLSFGLNCLIIPIFNSGKFRGVLSTITSFTELDKNSHELQLLTTLLNIVFSKIQYELTKNELNNVYSELQAVQSKLENDYKLAALGELAYRSIEEISSPIQVILSYADLLKREYPEIDDEMTDLIKKKVYDIKSILERLVKFITTDDKAKKVVPCSVNEVIVEFRKLIDPALNAENCECVVDLEENIPSILSNKNYLNQIFINGFSLINPLTEPGGGVIIQSRYSKQRIVVKMLFTKSVDLNKINEQDVGLNILKSLMDKHEGEFLINSDEATGSTLVFSFPLIRKVRE
- a CDS encoding HDOD domain-containing protein, which translates into the protein MTDLSLQQKRERTTKIISNILNLNVIPKVVFELMKILDNPNTTAGELNKIISKDQALVTKILSVANSPLYGLQRKVATIDFAILVLGFKELKSIISVISISDALKNKTDKYLNQKEFMLHSYMVGAASKKIAKDMGFQNSGEAFIAGFLHDIGISVVHRYLHSNFALIFDLMENQKMTFRDAEVEVNGMTHEEIGSFLLEKWNFPAEICDAVLNHHNPGKAQISPAMASIVSVSDYMTQSLKVGELKLDKDNHLDDYTLSKFNFEKELDAEKFAAKYKDLFWEQLEFVRFLN
- a CDS encoding HDOD domain-containing protein; translation: MNNFTENIEAKREWSKKMLAGIRNLPPVPFIMVEISKLLDNPRTGAADLGKIISKDQAMVAKILSVANSPLYGLPRRVSTIEFAIVILGFDQIKNIVIAFSMMEAFRTKEDRRWNRRSYWVHSLMVASAAKRIADDLGIRKSGEAFTAGLLHDLGISVIQKYFNDDFQKINNLVEQQQMRFINAEEKILGISHQEIGKYLIEKWNLPSALGEAILYHHQPSLAEEEKKLAAVVHLADYMTQRFQIGGFNWDESIDLDLGVIEILQLGDESYLESLIESYHELFKVNLESLNL
- a CDS encoding sigma-70 family RNA polymerase sigma factor — encoded protein: MKYLNLVHYVIRKTPLSKNQVLDERDFFQYGIEGLSEAVDRFDPDYGTKFETYAIQRIRGKIIDELRKLQSKFKTEEGDQIIDNYYTNLSINNQIDDEDGYTLAEVIPGEQLSQSEEVEKNEMKEILLKALKGLNERDRLIISLYYYENLNYQEIAKLMNITISRVSQIHSRILKNLKSKLLVYNE
- a CDS encoding MinD/ParA family ATP-binding protein, which produces MITGQLKRIFELQSPDSEWNKSKNNICAVVSGKGGTGKTVFSIYLSDLLVNRNRKILLIDLDINLANIHFLLNQTPAKSLNNYFSENETLQNLITEYADNFHIIYGLNSYSIKDFPLKSSLERLIRDIDLLSENYDLVILDLGAGLSEFTLNALKISGIKIIVSYPEATSVMDAYAVIKMYENFDAPSEFQLVMNRCLDKNDGVEGFNKLSKAVQSFLRSSVKLLSTISESNEIRQSVAGQTLLDEANSDSNFISELMVAAEKIDKYIHLTNINQPSKSSSFSPSKNNSKSSIIL